The genome window CGGATATTGAACCGGCAGTAATAGAGGATTTTGATATTACCTCCCTAGGGATGCTCACGATTGAAGGGATGAAATCGGAAATTTTGGTCTGTCGAATTGATGGATTGAAGGGGGTGGAGAAATTTCCTTCTGTGCATTCCATGTGCCAGATGATACCCCGCACCCTAATGCAGGAAGCCTTGCACCGTCTCCTCAGTGTTACTAAGGCAGCATTGGTCTTTGCTCCTGATGGAACCGGCAAGAGTGTGTTTATTGATCAGGTGGTGAAAGAATTAGAGGGAGAACGGGAAGTTTTTAGGACGATCGCCCCACCTTATTTATCGCATATTACCTTAAAGCCGGTGAATGACCTTGTAACCCAATTGTTTGGGATTAAGGGTAACATGACCCTTGAAGAAAAGCAGAAGACGATCACTGAAAAACTAAAGGCGATAGGCATAAGGGACATCGGCACAAGCTATTTGACCTTACTCGATTTCTTAAACCTGGGGGAAGAAGATACCATACTGAAAAAAATGGAACCGAGAGCCCGGGTTGAATTGACAATTGATACCATCTGTGAGGTTGTCGGGCATCTTTCGCACTTAAAACCAATAGTGATTATCGTTGAAGATATTGAAAATTTGGATCCTTCCTCCCTTACCTTTATTCAGCATTTTATTTCCAAACTCGGGGATGAGGATGTTATTTTCATATTTACCTCTAATCGTGCACAGGTGAATTTAAAAGGTATCAAAGAATTTGAATTGTTGGAGATTGACCGTAGTCAAATTGAGGAATATTTATATAATCAAATCGGCGAAAAAATAAATTTACCCGCCACTACGATCTTTCATGTTGCCCAGTACCTGGAACTATTTTCCGAAGAGCAAATTGAATATTTCTATACATTATACACTGGAGAAAGTCCATTAATGAGTTTTAGCTTACCCTTCAGTGACTATCGTACAATCATCAAACGCCGTTTAGAATTACTCGATGAAAACAGGGAGTTGCTGTATGCCCTGGCGATTCTGGGCTATGAAATCGACCCCCAGGATTTACCGATGGTAGAGAACATTGAAGAACAACTGAACCATCTCGTTGTGCATAATTATTTGAAAAAGGTTAATGAGAAATATGTTTTCTCATCGCCCATCCTTCATCAGGGGATTTATGACCTGGTGCCAGATAAAAACAACCGTCACGCTCGGCTCGCCGATTATTACCGGCGCCGCGAAGGGTATGAGGAATATGCATTGTTCCATTACCTGAAGGCAGAAGATTACAAGCGTGGTATGGAATACCTTTTGAAGTCGACCCGCGTGGCTATAAAAAAGGGTGGTTATGAGTCGGCAATTAGTTATTATCAACAGGCACTGGAATTGTGCCGGCGCGCGAAGGAGGTAGCCGATTTAGAAACGCTGATTGCAATCAACGAAGGTCTGGCTGATATCTATCGGTCTCTGGGTGATGAGGAACAGGCAATGAAGTATTACAAGGTTGTGCTTGATAGTTATAAAGAAATCCTGAAAGAATAACCTTGGGTAAAGTATTGTGATGTTAGGATTAAAGAGTCAGTGCTTAAAATAAATGGTTTTTTTTCTTTTACTCCAATTAAATAATGATACACTCCGTGCGGATAGTTTAAATGTTGTTAACTATGCAGCAAAGATAATAAATTATAACCTTGATAGTGCAATTGTAATTTTGAACGATTCGGCGTATATCTCATATCGTGACATCCAATTATTCTCGGATAGTGCATATTACTACATAGATAAGA of candidate division WOR-3 bacterium contains these proteins:
- a CDS encoding AAA family ATPase, coding for MYYIGILIRDLKKKPFCKLIENLKKFGSKLEHAEKHLVVIANEDINIINCLFKLRELFPEIRFGVSQYLGIAKGLARIANIGEVLISSDIEPAVIEDFDITSLGMLTIEGMKSEILVCRIDGLKGVEKFPSVHSMCQMIPRTLMQEALHRLLSVTKAALVFAPDGTGKSVFIDQVVKELEGEREVFRTIAPPYLSHITLKPVNDLVTQLFGIKGNMTLEEKQKTITEKLKAIGIRDIGTSYLTLLDFLNLGEEDTILKKMEPRARVELTIDTICEVVGHLSHLKPIVIIVEDIENLDPSSLTFIQHFISKLGDEDVIFIFTSNRAQVNLKGIKEFELLEIDRSQIEEYLYNQIGEKINLPATTIFHVAQYLELFSEEQIEYFYTLYTGESPLMSFSLPFSDYRTIIKRRLELLDENRELLYALAILGYEIDPQDLPMVENIEEQLNHLVVHNYLKKVNEKYVFSSPILHQGIYDLVPDKNNRHARLADYYRRREGYEEYALFHYLKAEDYKRGMEYLLKSTRVAIKKGGYESAISYYQQALELCRRAKEVADLETLIAINEGLADIYRSLGDEEQAMKYYKVVLDSYKEILKE